The Methylacidimicrobium sp. B4 genome contains a region encoding:
- a CDS encoding MotA/TolQ/ExbB proton channel family protein yields the protein MMMELFFKGGPIMWPIAVLAVVTAAVLVERAVFILQTNLQRDPKSVRTVFDLVGRGAIEEATSSASRSKDVVAQVLGEGLRHRGSSLTEALAEGASAALHRFHRGLVVLDTAVTLGPLLGLLGTVTGMMRAFSLVGGGELAGKQAAITGGVAESLLAVCFGLGVAIVAIVPLNFLNARAERVRREIEASATRLEMMLAQNRKGSDSLVLDRAA from the coding sequence ATGATGATGGAGTTGTTTTTTAAGGGCGGGCCGATCATGTGGCCGATTGCGGTCCTGGCCGTAGTCACGGCCGCCGTTCTGGTGGAGAGAGCCGTGTTTATTCTTCAGACGAACCTGCAGAGGGACCCGAAGTCGGTACGGACGGTATTCGACCTGGTGGGACGCGGGGCCATCGAGGAAGCCACGTCGTCGGCAAGCCGCTCGAAGGATGTGGTCGCCCAGGTCTTGGGGGAGGGGCTCCGCCACCGCGGCAGCTCGCTCACCGAGGCTTTGGCCGAAGGAGCCAGTGCTGCGCTCCATCGCTTTCACCGGGGGCTTGTGGTACTCGACACGGCTGTCACTCTTGGGCCGCTTCTCGGCCTTCTGGGCACGGTCACCGGAATGATGCGTGCGTTTAGCCTTGTCGGCGGAGGGGAGCTGGCTGGAAAGCAGGCGGCGATTACCGGCGGGGTGGCGGAATCGCTATTGGCGGTCTGCTTTGGCCTGGGAGTCGCGATCGTCGCGATCGTTCCACTCAACTTTCTCAATGCGCGGGCCGAGCGGGTGCGCCGGGAGATCGAAGCCTCTGCGACCCGTCTTGAGATGATGCTCGCCCAGAACCGGAAGGGCTCCGACTCGCTCGTGCTCGATCGGGCGGCTTAA